The genomic interval CGACGGCGGCAACATGGGCGTCCGCCGCCGACAACTGCACCGCACCTTCATGACACCCGGCTACGACTCCATGGCCTCGGCCGAAGCCCGATAGGGAGGCTCCGATGACCACGACCGACCAGACCATCGCCGAACGGGTCGAGGCGTTCCACACCCAGGTCCCGGGCCTGTTCCCCGCCGACGTTTGGGAGGTGATCGTCCAGGAGCAGAACGCCCACCGCGCAAGTGCTCCCGGAGCGCTGCCCGCCATCGGATCGCCCATGCCGGACGCCAATCTGCTCGATGCCCACGGGCGAGCCACAACACTGAGCGCGACGCGCGCCGGCCGCACCGCCGTGATCGTGCTCTACCGCGGCGCGTGGTGTCCTTATTGCAACATCACCCTTCGGGCGTACCAGGACGCGCTGGCCTCGGAGCTGTCCTCCCGCGGCGGCGTCCTGATCGCGCTGAGTCCGCAGAAGCCGGACGAGGCGCTGTCGCTTCAGGAGAAGAACGAGTTGGCGTTCCCCGTGCTTTCCGATCCTGGCAACCAGATCGCGGTTGCGCTCGGGGTGCTCACCGCGTTCGGCGCGGCCGCCCAGGCAGCGGTCGCCGGAGTCGGGATCGACGTCGCCGCAGGCAACGCCGACGGCACGGCAGGCATCCCGATGCCGACGGTGGTCGTGGTGGACGCGGCGGGCGAGATCCGCTGGATCGACGTCCATCCGGACTACACCACCCGCACGGAGCCGGCCGAAATCCTCGAACACCTGGCCGGGCTTCCTCGCTGAAGCTTCGTACGACCCGACGCGGATGGGCCACGAAAGCTCCGGCCCGGTGACGGTGCCTCAGGTTTCGCGGCCGGCCGGGTCGGCAACTGCCGGCCGTGATGCGCGGCTGGTAGCGGTACGACGTAGATCGAGGGTGCAGCTGTACTCCGGAGCCTGCGGCGGCAGGGCGCGCCGGCCGGTGACGAGACTTTGCCCGGGCGTGCTGACCTCGGGTTGGAAGCGGGCCGCGCGCCGGGCCTCCGCCTCTGCGGCGTTGATCGGATACCGGTCGTAGTCGCGTCCGCCCGGGTGGATCACGTGGTAGGTGAACCCGCCCAGCGACCGGTCGTTCCAGGTGTCGAGGAGTTCGATGGCCAGCGGTGAGTGGATGCCGATGGTCGGGTGCAGGGCCGAGGGTGGCGTCCGGGCACGGAACCGTACCCCGGCCACGACGGTGTCGGCGACGCGACACCGACCGGTCGGCAGCGGAATACCGTTGCAGAGCACGACGTGTCGACCGGGAACGACGCCGCTGGCCTTGATCTGGACCCTTTCACAGGAGGAGTCGACGTATCGGGCCGTGCCGCCGGCGGCGACCTCCTCGCCGAGCACGTGCCAGGGCTCGATGGCCGCGCGAACTTCCAGCCCGACACCGGCGACCACCACCGAGCCCAGGCGTGGGAAACGGAACTCGGCGAAGGGTTCCAACCAGGCCGGGTCGAAGGCGATGTCGTGGGCGTTGAGGTCGGCCACGACGTCAGCGACGTCGGCCAAGGCGTATTCGGGCAGCAGGAACTCGTCATGCAGTCGGGTACCCCAGCGGACCAGCGGTGCACGGTAGGGGTTCTCCCAGAAACGGGCTACCAGCGCTCGCACCAGGAGTGCCTGCACCAGGGACATGTCCGGGTGCGGTGCCATCTCGAAGCCCCGCAACTCGAGCAGACCCAGCCGGCCCCGTTCGCCGTCCGGGGAGTAGAGCTTGTCGATGCAGAACTCCGCGCGATGGGTGTTGCCGGTGATGTCCACCAGCAGATGGCGCAGCGCCCGGTCGACATGCCACGGGCGGGTGCCTTCCGGCTCGTCGGCCAGTGCGGCGAGTTCGGCGAAGGCAATCTCCAGTTCGTACAGGGATTCGTGCCGCGCCTCGTCGACGCGCGGTGCCTGGCTGGTCGGACCGACGAAGCGCCCGGAGAACAGGTAGGTCAACCCCGGGTGGTGCTGCCAGTAAGTCAGCATGCTGACGAGCAGGTCCGGTCTACGCAGCAGCGGACTGTCGGCCGGCCCGGCACCGCCCAGAGTCAGGTGCCCGCCGCCGCCGGTGCCGGTGCGGATGCCGTCCATCGCGAAGGTCTCCGCCGTAAGCCCGATCTCGGTGACCTCGGCGTGCAGAACCTCGGCGGTCTTGACCATCGCGGTCCAGTCGGCGGCCGGGTGGACGTTCACCTCGATCACACCGGGGTCGGGGGTGACCGACAGCGACTGCAACCGGCGGTCCCCGGTCGGGGAGTATCCCTCCAGCACGACCGGTACTCCCGCGGCGCGGGCCGCGTCCTCCACGACGGCCAGCAGTTCGGTACAAACGGCGGCATCGGGCAACGGGGGTAGGAAAACGAACAGGTGCCCGTCGCGTTCCTGAACGCACAACGCGGTGCCGGCAGCCCGATCCGGGGATACCACCTGCGCGGCGGGACGGTCTCCGGCCGAACCGGGCCCGACGTCCGGCAGTGGGAACAGCGGGGCGTACCCGGAGGGGGGCGGCGGTGGCGGGGGGGTGGACCAGGCCAGTGCGTCCAAGGGCAGGCGAAACCCGGCCGGGGAGGTGCCGGGGCGCAGGAAGACCGCGCCGCGGCGGGTGTTCCATCGGGTGGTGACCCAGCCGGAGTCGTCCTCGGCCCAGCTGAGTGGGATCGCCCACCCGACCGGCTCGCCGCGTTCGGCGTCCAGCGCGGCGACCAACGCAGCCCGTTCCTCGGCCTGCGCCGGGGCGATCGGCGGGAGGCCGGCGGGTTGCGCGCCCGACGGCAGCTGCGCCTCGGCCGCGAGCCGGTCCAGCGGGTCCTCGAACAGTGGGCTGACGCAGTCGGCGGCCACACCCAGATTCGCAGCGATGGCGGCGGTCAGGCCGGTCGCGGCCGCGGCCGGGGCCGACGGTGGGCCCCAGGGATCGGCCAGCAGTCCGGGGTCCGACCACAGCGGCTGCCCGTCGGTGCGCCAGGCGAGGGTGATCTGCCAACGGGGCAGCGGCTCACCGGGGTACCACTTGCCCTGACCGTGATGCAGGATCCCGTCGGGCGCCCACCGTTGCGCCAGTCGGCGGGCCAGTGCGGCGCCCAACCGTCGCTTGTCCTCCCCGTCGGCCGCGAAGCGCCACTGGGCGGACTCCCGGTCGGTGACGGACACGAACGTCGGCTCACCACCCATCGTCAACCGCACGTCGCCGGCTTGCAGACGTTGGTCGACCGACCGGCCGAGGGAGTGGATCGCCTCGACCTGTTCGGGCCGGTAGGGTCCGGCGGTCCGCGGGTCGGACCGGATGCGGTGCACGAGGTTGCTGTATTCGAAGGTCGCGACCGCGCGGCTGGTGGTGCCGCTGATGGGCGCTGCCTGCTCCGGGCGTGGTGCGCCGACCAACGGCAGATGGCCCTCCCCGGCCAGTAGTCCCGAGGTCGAGTCCAGGCCGATCCACCCGGCCCCCGGGATGAAGGCCTCCGCCCAGGCGTGCAGGTCGGTGAAGTCGCGCACCGGGCCTGCCTCGCCCTCGGGGGCGAGCTGGACCAGATATCCGGACACGAAGCGGGCGGCCAGGCCGAGGGTGCGCAGGGCGCCGACCAGTGCCCACGCGCTGTCGCGACAGGAACCCACGCCCAGTTCCAACGTGCGGTCCGGGGACTGGACGCCTTCGGGCAGGCGCAGCGAATACTCGATCGCCGCCGCCAGATGCTGGTTGAGGATGACCAGGAAGTCGACCGTCGGTACGTCCTTGGTGCCGGTCAACTCGATACCGGCCAGCCACTCCCGCAGCCGTGGACCGCTTCCGCCGCCGGCAGCATCCGGCTCCTGGACCGGCCGCAAGTACGGCTCAAGGTCTGCCATGAGTTCGGCGGGATAGTCGAAGGGCCAGTGGCGGGCGACGGGGTCGAGGAAGAAGTCGAAGGGGTTGATCACGGTCATGTCCGCGATCAGGTCGACGGTGAACTCCAGGAAGTCCGTGGGCTCCCGGAACACCACCCGGGCCGCGTGATTGCCGTAGATGTCCTGCTGCCAGTTGACGAAGTGCTCGGCCCCGTTGATGCGCAGGGCGTAGCCGCTGATCGGGGTGCGGCAGTGCGGGGCAGGCTTCAGACGGATCGTGTGCGGCCCGACCTCGACCGGCCGGTCGAACCGGTAGGTCGTGCGGTGCTCCAAGGCGACCCGAGCTGCCATGCCATACCCCTTTCCCGCGCCGGGCGCCCTGACGTCGGCCCAGGTTGGCAGCCGCACGTTTCCAACGGTTTACCGGAGCCCGCGGCGCCTGGCCTGCCGATCATTCGTGGGCTACCACCGGCGCAGCGCTTCATTCGCGCCGTCGGGTGCGGAACTACAGCTTTGCATCCACGCGGGGACCGGTTGCAACTGGCCGGCCGCGGCCGCGGCTCGGGGCCTGGGTGACGTGCAACCATGGCCCGGTGACCGAGCGCCCACCGGGTCGTCCCGGGCCGTTGCCTCGGTTCACCAGGGAACAGGTTCTCGAGGCGGCGCTGGAACTCATCGAGTCGATGCCGCCGGAGAAGTTCTCGATGCACAAGTTGGGTCAGGCGTTGGGTGTTCGCCCGATGACCCTGTACGGGTACGTCAAGAACAAGGACGACGTCCTGGCCGGGGTCACCCAGCTCGCGCTCGCCAAGTTCCACCACGATCCAGGGACGAAAGCGCCGTGGTACGAGCAGATCCGAGCTTCATTGCGTGAGATTCATGCGTTGTGTCGTCAGTACCCGCATCTGGCGACCTTGGTGATAAACCGGAATGCCCACCGACCGGAATTGCTCCATGTCCGCGAGCGAATGTTGGGCATCCTGCTGGACGCCGGGTTCGATGCCGACACCGCGCTGCACGCGTTCGGGGTGCTGGCGTACTACACCACGGGATTTGCCGGTGGCCAGGCCGGCCTCAGTACCTCGGGCGCGGCGGGAACCATCCCCCATCTGCCCCCGGGGGAATTCCCGCGGCTTACGTCGTTGGCCGACAAGTACGCCGACCATGCCTCGGAGGAGGCTTTCGAGTTCGGCCTGGACCTGCTGCTTCAGGGTCTTCGCCGACGGCGTCGCGGTTGACCGACCGCGGTCAGGCCATCATTTTCTTGCACAGTGGCAGCCAGAGCGCTCGGGGCGCGTGTGAACCGAACCATGCCATCGCGCGAACGCCCACCCGTGGCATGACGATCCGCTTGCCCCGGTCGAGCCCTTCCAGGCCCGCGCGAACACAGGCTTCGGGCCCGATCATGACGACACCCGGAGTGCGCTTCTCCACATGCTCGACGCCGCCGACACTGGAGAACTCGGTCCGCACACCCCCCGGGCACAAGGCTGTGACGCCGACCCGGTGGACGGCCAGTTCGCAGTGCAATGCCTGTGCCAGCGAGGTGATCGCGGCCTTCGTGGCCGCGTAGGCGCCGAAGTTCGGCATCGGTTGGTTGCCGGCCATCGAGGACACGAGCAGGACCGCGCCGCTACGTCGCTCCGCCATCGGCGGGATGAGTGCACGTGACAGCACCATCACTGCTTCGACGTTCGTCCGGACCATGGCGGTGATGCGGTCCGGGTCCTGGTGCAGGAACGGCCCACCCAGACCGAATCCCGCGCACAGCACCAGAACGTCGAGCTCCAGGTCGAGCGCCGCCAGGTCGACGAGCATCCGGCTTCGGGCGGCCGCGTCGGCAAGGTCGCAGGGCAGCACCTCGACCCTGCGGTCGTATCGCTTCCGTAGATCGGCGGCCAGGCTCTCCAGCCGATCGGCTCGCCGGGCGACGAGGATCGCGTCGTGACCGCGAGCGCACAGCTGTCGCGCAAACTCCAACCCGAGGCCCGAGGAGGCACCGGTGATCAGCGCCGCCCGACCGGCCCGGGGCGTGGGTATGGTCATCCCCGGCCGACCAATTTGGCTGCACCAGTGGTGAGCACCAGGTCGGCGGCGCCGGTGAGCATGCGGGTCCACATCTGGTCGCCGCGCTCGGTCCGCGAGATGGTCACCGATACCGCGACGGTGAGCAGGAACGGGTACAGCGAGCAGGCCCGATAGCTCTCCCAACAGTCCTGCGCCTCGAACCCGCGTACCCCGGCGGTTTTCAGGTCGTCGAGGTACTGGCCCAACAGGTCCCGCTCGAGTTCGCCACGCAGGCCGGGATCCAAGGCCGTGGTCAGGAAGATCGCCGCATCGAGAAGGGGCGGCGCCAACCGGGCGCCCTGCCAGTCCAGCACCACGATCGGCGGGTCCGCCGCAGTAATGCCGAACATCATGTTGTCCAGGCGGTAGTCCCCGTGCGCGACCACGAACGGGGGCTTCCAGACCGCGTCGGTCACCACAGGCGCCAACGGCGCCAGCTGCTCGACGAGGGCCAGGTGCTCGGGATCGAGCCGGTGGGCGAACCGTTCCCGGAAGAGTTCGATGCATTGCGGCACTTGGGCGAAGAGCATCCTGGTGCGTGCGATGTCGAGCCACGGCAGGCGGATCAACTCGGGGTCGTTCCAGATCGGCGCCTGCAGCCCGACGAGCTCGCCGATCGCGAGCGCGGCCCGGTCCGGGGTGCAGCCGGCGAGCATGTCACCGGGCACCGTGCTGGCCCCGACGTCCTCGATGACCAAGGTGAACCGGCCCGTCGCGGGGTCGACTGCGGCGTGGTACAGGTCGGGCACGCGGCCGGTGAGTCGGGGCGCGACCTGTTCGTAGAAGTGGACCTCGGCCTCGTAGACCCCCATCGCGGCACCCAGCTGCCGGCTACCGGGGTCCTCGGACGGCAGCTTCACCACGACCGAGGAAGGGCCGGCACCGTCGCCGGCGTAACGCAGCGTGGTTCGTACGACGTGACCAAGCTGTCCCGTTCCGATGACCTCGCTGTCCGCGGCCGCCACTTCGGTTCCGGGTGCGAGCGTGCCGCGTGATCGCAATGCCGCGGTGAGCCATTCCGGGGTCAGGTCCTCGACGGTGTCGACGACAACCACGGCCGGGAGTGTGTGCGCGCTCATCGAGATGCCTCCGGTCGCTTACGCCACGCCTCGATCAGTGCCGCGTTCTGCCGCGGGGTGGATCCGTAGGTGGTGACCTCGTCGGCGCCCGCGTCGACGAAACGCTGCAGCGAGCTCACGCATTCGTCGACGGTTCCGATCGCGCTGCAGTCGAGAACCCATTCCCACGGGATCACCGCGCCGGGCCCCTCGACCATCTGGTGCCTGTGGAAGGTCAGGTCTCCGACTCGGGGTGCCGAGGTCAACTGCGGGTGCTCTCGCATCCGACGTACCGTCGCCGGATCCCAGCCGTTCGCGGCGGCCAGCACGTCCCCGTAGTAGGGGTACTGCAGATAGGTGACCAACCTGCCTGCGGAGATCGACCTCGCCTCGAAGTCGTCCATCTGAGGGGCCGTCACCACCGGCTGAACCACGCGGATGCTGGCCGGATCACGATCGATCTGCTCGCAGGCCTTGCGGATCCGCGTCACGGCATCCGCCGTGGCCGCCGGCGTCAGCATCGGGGGCAGGATCACCCCGTCGAACGCCGCAGCAGCCACCGCCGCGCCCCGGTCGTGGCAGAACCCGGCGATCCAGATCGGCGGCTGCGGGCCGGCGTAGGTCTCGTGCGGCTGCAACGCGTCGAAGCTGCCCAATTGACCGTGGTAGGCCACGCTCTCACCGGCCCACAGCCGACGCATGATCCCGGCGCAGTCCACCATGGCGGGAAACCTGGTCACCTCGATACCCATGCCTTTGAAGGCACCGACCTCGCCGCGACCCAGCCCGAGCACGAAACGCGGGCCGAAGCACGCCTGCATCGTCGCCCCCAGCGCGGCGATCATCCACGGATGCCGCGTCGTCGGCACGATGATGCCGGTGACCAGTTCCAGCCGGGTCGTGCGCGCCCCGATGCCGGCAAGGATCACGTCGGCTTCCTTCAGGTCCCACCGTTCGGAGATCAGCACCCGGCGGAACCCGAGCCGCTCGGCGTCCACCCCGTCCTCGATCCCTTGCGCAGGAGTGCGTCCCTCCGTCTCCCGCGCGAACTTGGCCGGGTCCGAACTCACCGCTCCGGCAATGATGTAAGCGCTGAAATCCGGTGTGACCGGCGCCAGGTCGCCGACACCGTGTGCCGTGAGATCCGCTTCTCCCATTGATCCTTCACCTGCACAGACCGATCCGCCGAGCCGTCCGGCACAGATCACCGTACGTCATACGGAATTCGGAATACCGTATGGCGTACATAGTTAAACGTCAACCGTCGGTCCGGGTCCGTCAGGACACCGGGCACGCGGTGGTCACTTCGCAGGCCGACTCCGGATCGAGGGCTTCGGCCTGGGTGGCGATGCGCTGCAGCAGTGAGCGGAACATGGCGCGTTCCTCCGCATCGAGGGCGGACAGCACCTGTGTCTCGACCAGGGCCAAGCGCTGGTCGAGGTCGGCGAGCAACTTCGCCCCGCGCTTGGTGATGCCGATGCGACGGGCGCGCCGGTCGGCCGGATCGGGTACACGGGTGACGAGCTTGGCCTCCTCCAGCGCGTCGAGGAGGTAGGTCATGACGGTGCGGTCGACGCCCATCCGGGCAGCCAGCGCGAGTTGGGTTCCCGGCTGGTCATGGGCCGCCGCGGAAAGCACCTGATAACTGCGCGGCCCGCCCGGCAGATCGGCCATCACGGCAGTCGCGGCCTTGCCGTAGGAGCGGAACACCGCCCCCAGGGCCCAGCCGAGGTCGCCGCCCAGCGCGCCACACGCCCCGGTCGGGGCGGCGGGGATCGGGTCGGCGCTCATCGTCACACCCTAATCAACCACGCCGGCGCGGAAGAATTTCTTCACGACAGATGTTCTGTTTCACAGATGATCCGCTGAACCGCTTACCGAGGAGACTGAGATGCGCCTGTTCCGCCTGGACAACAGCCTTCGCACCGACGGATCGGTCAGCCGCGAGCTCGCCGACACGGCGCAGGCCGCCTGGCTGGCCGAGCACCCCGACGGCGTGGTGGTCCGCCGTGATCTGGGCACCGACCCTCTGCTCGCCTCGTCCTGGGTGGACGCGGTCACCGCCGGCTCGACCCCGCCCGCCGACCGCACCGACGCTCAGCGGGAGGCGACCGGACTCGCCGCGCGCCTGGCGGACGAGCTCCTCGAGGCAGACGCCGTGATCGTGTCGCTGCCGCTCTACAACTTCAGCGTCCCGGCGCCGTTCAAGACCTGGATCGATCTGCTCTTCACCGACCCGCGCTTCGCTCCCGGCAGCGTGCAGCCGTTGGCCGGACGGCAGGGCGTCCTCGCCATCGCCCGTGGAGGCGGTTACGCCCCCGGCACCCCCCGCGAGGGTTGGGACCATGCCACACCATGGGTGCAGCGGATCCTCGGCGACGTGTTCGGCCTGGACCTGCATCGGGCCGAGGCAGAGCTGACCATGGCTCCCGTCGTGCCGGCGATGGAGTCGCTGCGACCCCTGGCCGAGCAGTCTCGTCGGGACGCACACCTCGCGGCGGACGCCCACGGCCGGACGCTTGCCCGGCAGGCGCAGACCCGCGCCGCGTAACCCCAACGGAACTCAGTCCCGGCCCCGCCCGGAGCCGGCCGCGGCCCGGACACGACGTACCGGACCGGGGTCGATTACCGGAAGCGGGGCACCGCGACCGGTGGGGAGCTGAACGGGGCCGCGCCCTCCGCGACGAGTGAGACGGGGCACTCGCGGCAACCGCAGTCACTGGTGCAGCTGCACCAGGTGCCCTCCGCGCTCCGGCACCACGTGCACCCGTGCTGGGCCGGCTCGGAGCCGATCCCCTGGCCGGCGGCGACCGCCGCGACCGTCAACACGTTCCCCGCCATACCCGCCAATCGTGCCCGGACGGAAAGTCGTGGCTGTTACGGCACGGTTGCGGTCGCGCTTCGGGTCCCGGCCCACCGTGAATCCTGCGACCGAGGTCCGCCCCGCGCCTGACGGCCCCAACGAATGTTGTTCACGTGCGCGTCGCAGCGGCGCAACACGAGCGCGCCACTCTCGAAGGACCAGGCCGAGGATGCGAAGGACGGGTGGACTGTGACCGGATCGGAGCCGCCGCAACAGCCGTCGCGAACAGACGACGACTGCCCTCGCTGCGGTGCCGATCTGGCGGTGCACCGAATCCTCTACGCGGGCCTGCTGTTGCTGTGCGACCACTGTGGCACCGACGCGCCGCCGGCCCCAGCCTCCGCCTGGGGTCCGGCCCTGCCCGGCACCGCCACGAACTGGTCGACGTGGTCCCGACCCGGAACCCGACTGGCGGTCCGGCGCCGCCCACTTCCGCAGCCGACAACGCCGACCGACTGACCGGCCCACGGCGCGGGCGACAGGCCGGACCGAGTCTCGGTCGAGCGCCGAGCGGGCGTGCTCGTCGACCGCGCCGCCGCGGTGATCACGAGCACTAGCAGGACGCCCGCCGGAGCCTGCGGCCGGTTGGACGCGCCTCGAAGTAGCGCAACGCCAGCCGTTCCTCGGGTGTGGTGCCTGCGCAAACGCCTTCCTGGACCTCGAGGGCGACGGCCCACTGCAGGCATTGCCGGGCGACCGGGCAGCCGGCGCAGATCGCCCGGGCCGCACGCAGTTGCCGCGCACCGCCGGCAGCGGTCCGGTTCGGGAAGAACACGTCCGGGTCGGCGACCCCCCGGCAGGATGCCCGCTCCAACCACTCCATCCATGACCCCCTTGTCGTTCGCGCGGCTCGGTAGTGAGCCTGTCGGACCTGTGTTTCCGGCCGACTTCGCGGCCGTGAACCCCACTGGCCCGCTCCAACGAGCGCACGACCGCGGGCGGTGCGGCTGGATTGATCAACTCGACATCGGCCGGCAACGCGAGTCCGCCACAGGCGGGCGAAGACTGCGCACGACGCACGTCAACTCGGAATGAAGGCCAGATCACTTAGCACAGGAGGAACTGATGCCGATCCCGCAGGACTGGCCCGGCCTGGTGACCATGTGGCAGCGCCGCAACGCAACTGGCCCGGGCCTGGAGCACGCGTTGACAGGCAAGGGCTCAGGGGGCAACGGGCGGCCCGGGCTAGGGGCGTTGCCGCCGGACTGGCCCGGCCTGGTCAATCTTCGGCGACGCGGTGCGACCGGTGGGCCGCAGTCCGTCGAGCAGTCGACGCGAGCAGGGACGCCACGAGATGCGCCCGTCGACTCGCCGGCGCAGCAGTACTGACAGGCCATCAGATATTGACATCGAAGGAGCGCTTGACGGCGCGCGGGCGTGCGCGTTCGCACCGACCGTATTCACTGCCGTGCAATTTGCTCGCAACAGGCGTCCGGTTCAGTTGTCTCATCGCAGGTTCCCGCGACCCGGGGACCGGAAGGCGATGGCACCACACTTTCGAGCGACCCGGGCCGGATCGGCCCGCGGGAAAGAGGGAGGCGCTCCATGTCCACATCTAAGACCCCCACGACTGCGAACCCGTCCGTCGTGATCTCGTTCGCCCGGCCACGCACCAACCGCACTGCGCGGACCCGCCTGCTGGACGGGTTGCGGTCCGGCCGCAACCGGCGCACCCACGTGGGAATGTTCGCTCCCGACGACGGCTGAGCGCCGCGGCGAGGGCCGGTCCGTGAAGACGGGTGGTGGCCGGTGGCCGGGACACCCCGGCCACCACCCGATCCGGGCGTGGATGGTCCCAGGCACGAGCCGACCCGACGCCGCTTCCCTGCGCACAGCGGATCCGGGTGCGCTCGGGCCTACGCCCCGCTGGCTGTGATGCCTGTTCGGGCCGGGAGCGTGCCGTCCTCCACCACGTCACCGCTCGACGGACCGCGTCGCAGCAGTCGGCGCCACTGGTCGACGTCGTAGGAAGCCGGTGGGTTCTCGCCGAGAAAGTCCTGCACGACGCGCAGGAATCTCCGCGGGTCGGCGTGGTGCGGGAAGTGACCGGCTTCCGGGAAGATCTCGAGCCTGCTGCCGGGCATGGCCTGGTTGAGTACCTGCCCGTGTGCCACGGGAATGACCGCGTCGCGGCCGCCCCAGATCAGCAGGGCCGGGATGCCCTCGGCGAGGTAGCACCGGTCGAGCATCGTGATCACCTGGCCGTGCCGGTCCACCGCCGAACGCAGGGTGCGGACGAACGCGCTACGCGCGGTCCGGTCCGGGAAGGCCTCGAAGAGCCGGCCCAGATCCTGCGCATCGCGCCCGAGATCCGTGCCCAACGCGCGCAGCGCGAACGCCAGCACGCCGATGAACTGGCGAGTTCCCGGAATGCCCAGCAGCGGTAGCGCAGTTTCGGCGCCCGGGGTGGCGAGCAGCCGGAGCAGCTGATTGGTCTGTCGGCCCGCACCCCCGGAGGAGACCAGTACCAGACGTTCGCAGCGCTCCGGAAACTGATACGCGAACTGCATGCCCACGCCCCCGCCGAGGGAGTGACCGATCACGCTGACCCGTTCGACGTCCAGGACCGAGAGCAGGTCGCGCATCCCGCAGGCGTAGGCGGCTACCGAGTAGTCGGCCCGCGGCCGGTCGGAAAGGCCGTGACCGAGGAGGTCCGGGGCGATTACCGTGTAGTGCTCGGTAAGTCCGGGAACCACGGTCCGCCAGGTGTCGGCGCTGTCCCCGATCCCGTGCAGCAGAAGCAGCGGCGGTCCCTCCCCGCAGTGCACGTAGGCGCGGCGATGACCGTGGACGGTGACGAACCGCCGTGGCAGACCGACGCACTGCGGCACGGCCCCGTTACTGGTCATGGCGTCGGTGCAGGCCGCGAGGCCGACGGCTCCGCCAGGCCGGCGCTGCCGCCACATGTTGCCGGTCGCCCAGGCATCGCCGTCCTCCTTCCCGGCCCGCGATCGCATCGAGAAGACAGCAGCGATGTTTCGAACGCCGCAACGCAATGGGTCAGAAATGTGACGAGGTTCCCGCGGTCATCTGACGGAAACCTTCGTGCCTGACGGCGCCAGTGCCC from Sporichthyaceae bacterium carries:
- a CDS encoding NAD(P)H-dependent oxidoreductase — translated: MRLFRLDNSLRTDGSVSRELADTAQAAWLAEHPDGVVVRRDLGTDPLLASSWVDAVTAGSTPPADRTDAQREATGLAARLADELLEADAVIVSLPLYNFSVPAPFKTWIDLLFTDPRFAPGSVQPLAGRQGVLAIARGGGYAPGTPREGWDHATPWVQRILGDVFGLDLHRAEAELTMAPVVPAMESLRPLAEQSRRDAHLAADAHGRTLARQAQTRAA
- a CDS encoding WhiB family transcriptional regulator, whose translation is MEWLERASCRGVADPDVFFPNRTAAGGARQLRAARAICAGCPVARQCLQWAVALEVQEGVCAGTTPEERLALRYFEARPTGRRLRRASC
- a CDS encoding alpha/beta hydrolase: MRSRAGKEDGDAWATGNMWRQRRPGGAVGLAACTDAMTSNGAVPQCVGLPRRFVTVHGHRRAYVHCGEGPPLLLLHGIGDSADTWRTVVPGLTEHYTVIAPDLLGHGLSDRPRADYSVAAYACGMRDLLSVLDVERVSVIGHSLGGGVGMQFAYQFPERCERLVLVSSGGAGRQTNQLLRLLATPGAETALPLLGIPGTRQFIGVLAFALRALGTDLGRDAQDLGRLFEAFPDRTARSAFVRTLRSAVDRHGQVITMLDRCYLAEGIPALLIWGGRDAVIPVAHGQVLNQAMPGSRLEIFPEAGHFPHHADPRRFLRVVQDFLGENPPASYDVDQWRRLLRRGPSSGDVVEDGTLPARTGITASGA